The following coding sequences lie in one Bacteroidales bacterium genomic window:
- the pruA gene encoding L-glutamate gamma-semialdehyde dehydrogenase, with protein sequence MNNAIFNFREPKNEPVFQYISGSEERTKLQNEINVQCSTEFEIPLIIDGKEVRTGKTKKLTMPHDHQHVLATYHIASEKEVKMAVDAALKAKEDWMNISWIERASILIKAAELISKKYRNSLNAATMLGQGKNCFQAEIDAACEVIDFLRFNAHFAAKIYGDQPTTDFDMINRIEYRPLEGFIFTISPFNFTAIAANLNTSVALMGNTTVWKPATTSLLSNYFLMKILSEAGLPDGVINFIPGQGSLISNVVLNQPELAGIHFTGSTSTFNTLWKNTSDKLSVYKSYPKLVGETGGKDFIFVHNSANAIEVATAIVRGAFEYQGQKCSAASRAYIPESLWPQIKSYVLDMTNSIKVGDVRDFDNFVNAVIDEASFDNIMSYIERAKKSNDATIMIGGEGDKSKGYFIQPTIIHTTNPHFLTMEEEIFGPVMTIYVYHDNEYEETLKICDKTSPYALTGSVFSKDKYALIKACKHLRYAAGNFYFNDKPSGAMVGQQPFGGARASGTNDKSGSHLNLLRWVSPRTIKETLLPANDYRYPYMLQK encoded by the coding sequence ATGAACAATGCAATATTTAATTTCAGAGAACCAAAGAATGAACCTGTTTTTCAATATATAAGCGGTAGTGAAGAAAGAACCAAGCTTCAAAATGAAATAAATGTTCAGTGCAGTACTGAATTTGAAATACCGCTCATCATTGACGGAAAAGAAGTAAGAACAGGCAAAACAAAAAAGCTGACCATGCCACATGACCATCAACATGTATTGGCAACTTACCATATCGCAAGCGAGAAAGAAGTTAAAATGGCTGTTGATGCTGCATTAAAAGCAAAAGAAGACTGGATGAATATTTCATGGATTGAAAGAGCATCTATTTTAATCAAGGCAGCAGAGCTAATTTCAAAAAAATACAGAAACTCATTAAACGCTGCAACCATGCTTGGTCAAGGGAAAAATTGTTTTCAGGCAGAAATTGACGCAGCTTGCGAAGTAATAGATTTTCTAAGATTCAACGCCCATTTCGCTGCAAAAATATATGGTGACCAACCTACAACCGATTTCGATATGATTAATAGAATAGAGTACAGGCCGCTTGAAGGTTTTATTTTTACGATTTCTCCATTCAACTTTACCGCTATTGCTGCAAACTTGAACACTTCGGTGGCTTTGATGGGAAATACCACAGTCTGGAAACCCGCTACCACGTCTCTTTTGTCAAATTATTTTTTAATGAAAATTCTTAGTGAGGCGGGTTTGCCTGATGGAGTTATTAATTTTATTCCCGGTCAGGGCTCTTTAATTAGTAATGTAGTTCTGAACCAGCCTGAACTTGCAGGAATACATTTTACCGGGTCAACAAGCACTTTTAATACTTTGTGGAAAAATACAAGTGATAAGCTTTCCGTGTATAAATCTTATCCAAAACTTGTAGGTGAAACTGGCGGAAAAGATTTTATTTTTGTTCATAATTCAGCCAATGCGATTGAAGTTGCAACAGCAATTGTTCGTGGTGCTTTTGAATATCAGGGACAAAAATGTTCTGCTGCCTCACGGGCATATATTCCAGAATCATTGTGGCCGCAAATAAAAAGCTATGTGCTCGACATGACAAACAGCATTAAAGTTGGTGATGTAAGAGATTTTGACAATTTCGTAAATGCAGTAATTGATGAGGCTTCATTTGATAATATCATGTCGTATATTGAAAGAGCAAAAAAATCAAATGATGCAACAATTATGATTGGTGGTGAAGGCGACAAATCAAAAGGTTATTTTATTCAGCCAACAATAATTCATACAACAAATCCTCATTTCCTGACAATGGAAGAAGAAATTTTCGGACCTGTGATGACCATTTATGTGTATCACGATAATGAATATGAAGAAACGTTGAAAATATGCGACAAAACATCACCCTATGCTCTCACGGGTTCCGTATTTTCAAAAGACAAATATGCTTTGATTAAAGCTTGCAAACATTTAAGATATGCAGCAGGAAATTTTTATTTTAATGACAAACCGTCAGGAGCAATGGTAGGACAACAGCCCTTTGGTGGAGCAAGAGCATCCGGAACAAACGATAAATCAGGAAGCCATTTGAATCTTTTAAGATGGGTAAGCCCAAGAACAATTAAGGAAACATTGTTGCCCGCAAATGATTATCGTTATCCTTATATGTTGCAAAAATAA
- a CDS encoding GIY-YIG nuclease family protein, translating to MVFTVYVLKSLSTGKLYTGQTEDIQRRINEHQTETGPVRYTKGRGPWELVYTEDFSDRSQAMAREKYLKTGAGRDFIKRQLFLKG from the coding sequence ATGGTTTTTACTGTGTATGTTTTAAAAAGCCTTTCAACAGGGAAACTATATACCGGACAAACAGAGGATATTCAAAGACGGATCAATGAACATCAGACGGAAACTGGTCCTGTTAGATATACAAAAGGACGTGGTCCTTGGGAATTAGTTTATACCGAAGACTTTTCAGATCGTTCTCAGGCAATGGCCAGAGAAAAATATTTGAAAACGGGTGCCGGGCGTGATTTTATAAAACGACAGTTGTTTTTGAAAGGTTAA
- a CDS encoding aldehyde dehydrogenase family protein: MKMLLGGKWVVKKETIKVYDPYDNSLIDVVQKATESDALKAIESAKRGFDIARKMTVYERANILFKTAKYVEKYKDDFAETIAREGSKTIKEARKEAMRCVNTLRISAEESKRILGETIPFNSFPGGEQRIGYYYRFPIGIVLAITPFNDPLNLVAHKLGPAFAAGNSVILKPATVTPLSALKLAEAFLASGLPAECLQVITGNGSEIGPILCKSEDVRMISFTGGLDAGREITKIAGIKKIGMELGSNSPVIVWKDADLQMAVESCVSGAFWAAGQNCIGVQRIYIHQGIYKEFKKRFIEITKKYKVGNKMAEDCDMGPMITEKEAVRVETWVKEAVKMGATCLCGGKRKGAIMEPTVLENVPEKAKIHKDEVFGPAVNLYAVKTLEEAIEKANSLPFGLHAAVFTNDINTALKVAYQLECGGVMINDSTDYRLDSMPFGGVKNSGLGREGIKFSLQEMTEPKTISYYTNFKV, from the coding sequence ATGAAAATGTTATTAGGCGGTAAATGGGTAGTAAAAAAAGAAACTATTAAAGTTTATGACCCATATGATAATTCGTTAATAGATGTAGTTCAGAAAGCTACTGAGAGCGACGCATTAAAAGCTATTGAGTCGGCAAAGAGAGGATTTGATATTGCCCGGAAAATGACTGTTTATGAAAGGGCGAATATTCTTTTCAAAACGGCAAAATATGTTGAGAAATACAAAGATGATTTTGCTGAAACCATAGCAAGAGAAGGTTCAAAAACAATTAAGGAAGCACGAAAAGAAGCTATGCGTTGCGTTAACACACTTCGAATTTCGGCTGAAGAATCAAAAAGAATTTTAGGTGAAACCATCCCTTTTAATTCATTCCCGGGGGGAGAACAAAGAATAGGCTACTATTACCGTTTCCCGATTGGAATTGTATTAGCAATAACTCCTTTTAATGACCCTTTAAACCTTGTTGCTCACAAATTAGGGCCAGCATTCGCCGCAGGAAACAGTGTTATATTAAAACCAGCTACCGTAACCCCGCTCTCGGCTTTGAAACTTGCTGAAGCATTTTTAGCTTCAGGGTTACCTGCCGAATGTTTACAGGTAATTACAGGAAACGGAAGCGAAATCGGTCCTATACTTTGTAAAAGCGAAGATGTAAGAATGATTTCATTTACAGGCGGACTGGATGCCGGAAGAGAAATAACAAAAATTGCAGGTATAAAGAAAATCGGTATGGAGCTTGGGTCCAATTCTCCGGTAATTGTTTGGAAAGATGCTGATTTGCAAATGGCTGTTGAATCGTGCGTTTCAGGCGCTTTCTGGGCAGCCGGACAAAATTGCATTGGAGTACAGAGAATTTATATTCATCAGGGGATTTATAAAGAATTTAAAAAGCGATTTATTGAAATTACAAAAAAATACAAGGTAGGCAACAAAATGGCAGAAGACTGCGATATGGGTCCGATGATAACAGAAAAAGAAGCAGTACGTGTTGAAACATGGGTGAAGGAAGCAGTAAAAATGGGCGCTACCTGCCTATGCGGCGGAAAGCGGAAGGGGGCAATAATGGAACCAACAGTTTTAGAAAATGTTCCTGAAAAAGCCAAAATACATAAGGACGAAGTGTTCGGCCCGGCTGTTAATTTATATGCAGTAAAAACACTTGAAGAAGCCATAGAAAAAGCGAACAGCTTACCTTTCGGGTTACATGCCGCAGTATTTACCAACGATATCAATACCGCGCTCAAGGTTGCTTATCAACTCGAATGCGGCGGGGTAATGATAAACGATTCTACAGATTACAGGCTGGATTCAATGCCTTTCGGTGGTGTAAAAAATTCAGGCCTTGGCAGGGAAGGAATAAAATTTTCGCTGCAGGAAATGACAGAACCTAAAACCATAAGTTATTATACAAACTTTAAAGTATAA